The uncultured Cohaesibacter sp. genome window below encodes:
- a CDS encoding protein phosphatase CheZ: MSSKPMPPSPLRQEDYLAIEAAVMETARGRWFLAEYARRNRNADTDTLLSAIDKLEKSITRERAPSSLMHQVRMDLADMAHAIERTKKEIAQIKHEDNEGAERFERATIELDAIVSQTESATSEILGAAEKIQEFAWTLREMGADSDKCDELDMEATNIYMACSFQDLTGQRIRKIVDAMRYIESRINSMIEIWGFESDGMEVDQHDHKRHDQRPDAHLLNGPALAGEGVEQDDVDMLFDNVDLHEEADQDDVDALFANVGSATEDEDDNCDLSAEMTQDEADALFDTGPSVMDAEFEADDAEVMDAEELAHDEVEDEFAAVAVDTTDEVDDAVVSEQADVEFVDMQDLDWAAEANATKDTADYLETVEPAKAEAAEDLFDSVSDEVELEGDVFASVSEDDEDTLDAADDIEESDMSAMMEDDADVFASADVFGSALHGETVAEEEEEEFLDLRDRVAQFS; the protein is encoded by the coding sequence ATGAGCAGCAAACCAATGCCACCTTCACCACTGCGACAAGAGGACTATCTGGCGATTGAAGCCGCCGTGATGGAAACTGCGAGAGGTCGCTGGTTCCTGGCAGAGTATGCCCGCAGAAACCGTAACGCAGATACTGATACCCTATTGTCCGCGATCGATAAACTGGAAAAATCGATCACCCGTGAACGCGCGCCGTCGTCTCTCATGCATCAGGTTCGCATGGATCTTGCCGATATGGCTCATGCCATCGAGCGGACCAAGAAAGAAATTGCCCAGATCAAGCACGAAGACAACGAGGGCGCCGAACGCTTCGAGCGGGCGACGATTGAGCTCGATGCCATTGTTTCCCAGACGGAAAGTGCGACGAGTGAAATTCTGGGGGCTGCCGAGAAGATTCAGGAGTTCGCCTGGACGCTGCGCGAAATGGGCGCTGACAGCGACAAGTGCGATGAACTGGATATGGAAGCGACCAATATCTACATGGCCTGTTCCTTCCAGGATCTGACCGGCCAGCGGATCCGGAAAATCGTCGATGCCATGCGCTATATCGAGAGCCGCATCAATTCCATGATCGAGATCTGGGGCTTCGAATCCGATGGTATGGAAGTGGATCAGCATGATCACAAACGCCATGACCAGCGGCCTGACGCCCATCTGCTCAACGGGCCAGCCCTCGCCGGGGAAGGGGTCGAGCAGGATGATGTCGACATGCTGTTCGATAATGTTGATCTGCATGAGGAAGCCGATCAGGATGATGTCGATGCCCTGTTTGCCAACGTTGGTTCCGCGACTGAAGATGAGGATGACAACTGTGATCTCTCCGCCGAGATGACACAGGATGAAGCCGATGCCCTGTTTGATACCGGGCCGTCGGTCATGGATGCCGAATTCGAGGCGGATGACGCCGAGGTCATGGACGCTGAGGAATTGGCCCACGACGAGGTCGAAGACGAGTTCGCGGCGGTAGCAGTCGACACGACAGACGAAGTTGATGATGCAGTTGTCTCCGAGCAGGCCGATGTCGAGTTTGTTGACATGCAGGATCTTGATTGGGCCGCTGAGGCAAACGCAACAAAGGATACTGCCGATTATCTCGAAACCGTAGAACCGGCCAAGGCTGAAGCGGCTGAAGACCTGTTTGACAGTGTATCGGACGAAGTTGAACTGGAAGGCGATGTGTTCGCATCTGTTTCTGAGGATGATGAGGACACACTGGACGCTGCAGACGACATCGAAGAGAGCGACATGTCGGCGATGATGGAAGACGATGCCGATGTCTTTGCCTCGGCAGACGTGTTCGGCTCGGCTTTGCATGGTGAAACGGTTGCCGAGGAAGAGGAAGAAGAGTTTCTTGATTTGCGGGATCGGGTTGCCCAGTTCAGCTGA
- a CDS encoding MFS transporter, translating into MVQTKFLSLLARITLDIRILTARCYRPNLNALLLFSRQICDAGPISAKLRFTNVPFYAGFFFPYGIYVPFFAVWLKSLDFGAEAIGMVLTIPMIARVIFTPLMAAISDKIGDRRLALRIYCTFYGLSFALITLSDSLVWICLVMAISHIAQSAIIPVSDSLALAGTRRFGLDYGRMRSSGTFAFLLANLAGGLFMQTFGDNRLIWLLVAGNMLHILFSMTLPIDPRRIDNRSLAKGTRLDWNQLKQFAQASFWMILISASLIQASHSMLYSFSAIYWNRIGISSNMTGLLWSMASVSEIILFRYSKKISARFNWKALMLIAAVIAIVRWATFPLELPIYGYLLLQVLHAGSFGCAHLGAMFFINELVDDEISGTAQGLYTMLTGLLSAFATTASGFLYAELNGLAFLSMSLVGLVALALLLLSGVFPLTRIRADERE; encoded by the coding sequence ATGGTTCAGACCAAGTTCCTATCGTTATTGGCGCGAATCACGCTCGATATACGCATTCTCACGGCCCGATGCTACAGGCCAAATCTTAACGCACTTTTACTTTTCAGCAGGCAAATCTGCGATGCAGGCCCCATATCAGCAAAATTACGCTTTACGAATGTCCCTTTTTACGCTGGATTCTTTTTTCCTTATGGAATCTACGTACCCTTCTTCGCGGTTTGGCTGAAAAGTCTCGACTTTGGTGCCGAAGCCATCGGAATGGTGTTAACCATACCCATGATTGCCCGCGTAATTTTTACACCTCTCATGGCGGCCATTTCGGACAAGATTGGTGACAGGCGGCTGGCCTTGCGCATCTATTGCACCTTCTATGGCCTGAGCTTCGCCCTGATCACCCTCAGTGATAGCCTTGTCTGGATCTGCCTGGTTATGGCGATATCACATATTGCCCAGAGCGCGATCATCCCGGTCAGCGACTCCCTGGCGCTGGCGGGCACACGCCGGTTCGGCCTCGATTATGGCCGGATGCGCAGCTCTGGCACCTTTGCCTTCTTGTTGGCCAACCTGGCGGGCGGACTGTTCATGCAGACCTTCGGTGACAACAGGCTGATCTGGCTGCTGGTTGCAGGCAACATGCTGCATATCCTCTTTTCGATGACCCTGCCCATCGACCCGCGCCGTATCGACAACAGGTCGCTGGCCAAGGGGACCCGGCTCGACTGGAACCAGCTCAAGCAGTTCGCCCAGGCCAGCTTCTGGATGATCCTCATCAGTGCATCGCTGATTCAGGCATCCCACAGCATGCTCTATTCCTTTTCGGCCATTTACTGGAACAGGATTGGCATCAGTTCCAACATGACCGGCCTGTTGTGGTCGATGGCTTCGGTCTCGGAAATCATCCTGTTCCGCTATTCCAAGAAAATCTCCGCCCGTTTCAACTGGAAAGCCCTGATGCTGATCGCCGCCGTGATCGCCATCGTTCGCTGGGCAACCTTCCCGCTGGAGCTACCCATCTATGGCTATCTCTTGCTGCAGGTTCTGCACGCAGGCAGCTTCGGCTGCGCCCATCTTGGGGCGATGTTCTTCATCAACGAACTGGTGGATGACGAGATTTCAGGCACAGCTCAGGGGCTCTACACAATGCTGACCGGTCTGTTGTCGGCATTCGCAACCACCGCCTCGGGCTTTCTCTATGCGGAACTCAATGGTTTGGCCTTCCTGTCGATGAGCCTTGTTGGCCTTGTCGCTCTTGCCCTGTTGCTGCTGAGCGGCGTGTTCCCGCTGACCCGCATCCGGGCAGACGAGAGGGAATGA
- a CDS encoding ABC transporter permease — METGTGRNDIMAPQGSDIATSGQPPLLQGDGSETEGTLRLVGDWTIDTLKQADQQVESILQSNSGFEKLDLSGLAMLDTSGAWVIIRLLRGLGLKVRDAEPIRADHKSLFDAVEETNKTQPHSTPQPGFLLSVLSQTGEDVVEIYKDIKILAYLTGEIVLCLLRSVVNPRSLRITSIVHHMHQTGLKAVPIVALMSFLVGAIVAQQGAFQLRKFGAEPFVIDLVGILVLREVGILLTAILVAGRSGSAFTAEIGSMKMREEIDAMRVMGLNIIEVLIAPRVIALIIALPLLGLVANLAGLIGGGMLLWAYSDIAPTAYINWLREAVAINTFLVGVIKAPFMALIIALISCSEGLQVGGSAESLGRRTTAAVVKSIFLMVMVDGLFAIFFAAIGY; from the coding sequence TTGGAAACGGGAACAGGGCGCAACGACATCATGGCTCCACAGGGATCAGACATTGCCACAAGCGGGCAGCCTCCCCTATTGCAGGGCGATGGTTCAGAGACTGAAGGCACCCTTCGTCTCGTCGGCGACTGGACAATCGACACCCTCAAGCAGGCCGATCAGCAGGTTGAGAGCATTCTCCAGTCCAACAGCGGCTTTGAGAAGCTTGATCTGTCCGGCCTTGCCATGCTCGACACTTCGGGAGCCTGGGTCATCATCCGCCTGTTGCGCGGCCTTGGCCTGAAGGTGAGAGATGCCGAGCCCATCAGAGCGGATCACAAGTCGCTGTTCGATGCGGTGGAAGAAACCAACAAGACTCAGCCACACTCAACACCACAGCCGGGTTTTCTGCTCTCCGTTCTCAGTCAGACCGGCGAGGATGTCGTCGAGATCTACAAGGACATCAAAATCCTTGCCTATCTGACCGGCGAGATCGTGCTGTGTCTTCTGCGCAGCGTCGTCAACCCGCGCAGTCTGCGCATCACCTCCATTGTCCATCACATGCACCAGACCGGCCTAAAGGCGGTTCCGATCGTTGCGCTGATGTCGTTCCTCGTCGGCGCCATCGTGGCTCAGCAGGGCGCCTTTCAGCTGCGCAAATTCGGAGCAGAACCGTTCGTCATCGATCTGGTCGGCATTCTGGTGCTACGCGAAGTCGGCATCCTGCTCACCGCCATCCTCGTTGCCGGACGATCGGGCAGCGCCTTCACAGCCGAAATCGGCTCGATGAAGATGCGCGAGGAAATCGATGCCATGCGCGTCATGGGCCTCAACATCATAGAGGTTCTGATCGCGCCGCGCGTCATCGCGCTGATCATCGCCCTGCCTCTGCTGGGGCTTGTGGCCAACCTTGCCGGTCTCATTGGCGGCGGGATGCTGCTCTGGGCCTATTCCGACATTGCGCCGACCGCCTATATCAACTGGCTGCGTGAAGCGGTGGCCATCAACACCTTCCTCGTCGGTGTGATCAAGGCGCCCTTCATGGCCCTGATCATCGCCCTGATTTCATGCAGCGAAGGGCTTCAGGTCGGCGGCAGCGCCGAAAGCCTTGGCCGACGCACCACCGCCGCCGTGGTCAAGTCCATCTTCCTGATGGTCATGGTTGACGGCCTGTTCGCGATTTTCTTCGCGGCTATCGGCTATTAG
- a CDS encoding ATP-binding cassette domain-containing protein produces MTTTLDSQKTASSSDGAKPPILSIRGLTVGFDERLILDKLDLDVNRGEILGIVGASGTGKSVLLRSVLGLLHRQAGQFILFGHDTEKLTRAERLTIERRLGVLFQHGALFSSLSVLQNIQVPMREYYSLPQRLMDELAISKLELVGLSPDAAHKFPSELSGGMIKRAALARALALDPQLLFLDEPTSGLDPISAEEFDDLISTLRDTLGLTVFMVTHDLDSLSQACDRIAVLAERRVLAIGTMQELQKNPHPWIKSYFTGKRAFRQWDKS; encoded by the coding sequence ATGACCACGACCCTTGATAGCCAAAAGACAGCCTCATCAAGCGATGGCGCAAAACCGCCCATCCTTTCCATCCGGGGCCTGACTGTCGGGTTTGACGAGCGCCTGATCCTCGACAAGCTTGACCTTGACGTCAACCGTGGCGAGATTCTCGGTATTGTCGGCGCTTCGGGCACGGGCAAGAGCGTGCTATTGCGCAGCGTGCTTGGCCTGCTTCATCGTCAGGCCGGACAGTTCATCCTGTTTGGCCATGACACCGAAAAGCTGACACGGGCCGAGCGGCTGACCATCGAACGGCGCCTCGGCGTCCTGTTCCAGCATGGAGCCCTGTTTTCCTCGCTTTCGGTGTTGCAGAATATTCAGGTGCCGATGCGCGAGTATTACTCGCTACCCCAGCGCCTCATGGATGAACTGGCGATCTCCAAGCTCGAGCTGGTCGGCCTGTCTCCGGACGCGGCCCACAAATTCCCTTCCGAGCTGTCAGGAGGCATGATTAAACGCGCCGCGCTTGCCCGCGCGCTGGCGCTAGATCCGCAGTTGCTGTTTCTGGACGAGCCGACGTCCGGCCTCGACCCGATCAGCGCAGAAGAATTCGATGATCTGATTTCCACGCTCAGAGACACTTTGGGTCTCACCGTTTTTATGGTAACCCATGATCTGGATAGTCTCAGTCAGGCGTGCGACCGGATTGCCGTGCTTGCCGAGCGCCGGGTTCTGGCGATTGGAACCATGCAGGAACTCCAGAAGAACCCGCACCCCTGGATCAAGAGCTATTTCACGGGCAAACGCGCCTTCAGACAATGGGACAAGAGCTGA
- a CDS encoding MlaD family protein, giving the protein METKANYVAIGLFTLILVALGFGFIYWIAKYDETRPTTQLVVRFEGSVAGLNRGGAVMFNGIKVGEVQRLEYDPNNPRYVKADLMVDADIPLKKDSDVGLSFQGLTGVGTVEIKGGSPNLPDLLDQGGVPELTARSSSFEDLMNGARQLMTRADKVLSKIEDVVDTNQEGINSSIKNIESFTTALNKNSDNIETFLADASSAAKGLTSLSERLEGLSDRADTLLAAVDPESIKTSVTNVEKFSDKLVNTSDRFDEIVTNVTEASKGINDFSSNLNESLGKVNELVASVDPEVISAAVISLKGFADSLERSSDDIDAILENAKQASGDISTFSQSLASRTDDFNMIVTDAKELAARLNKASERIDGILGKVDGILSDEKGGKGVVEEVTLAARSIRSVADKFNSRADEISDGIARFSGRGLRDVEAMVSEARQTLKRVESAVDKIDKDPSSVLFGGNKVKTYNQRY; this is encoded by the coding sequence ATGGAAACCAAAGCCAATTATGTAGCCATAGGCCTGTTCACGCTGATTCTGGTGGCCCTCGGGTTCGGTTTCATCTACTGGATTGCCAAATACGATGAAACCAGACCGACAACCCAGCTTGTCGTGCGGTTTGAAGGCTCCGTCGCCGGTCTTAACCGCGGCGGCGCGGTGATGTTCAACGGCATCAAGGTCGGCGAAGTCCAAAGGCTCGAATATGACCCGAACAATCCTCGCTATGTGAAGGCCGACCTGATGGTCGACGCAGACATCCCGCTCAAGAAGGACAGCGACGTCGGCCTTTCCTTTCAGGGCCTGACCGGGGTCGGCACGGTCGAAATCAAGGGTGGTAGCCCCAACCTGCCCGATCTGCTGGATCAGGGCGGTGTGCCAGAACTGACCGCCCGCAGTTCCTCCTTCGAGGATTTGATGAACGGCGCCCGCCAGCTGATGACCCGCGCAGACAAGGTGCTCTCCAAGATCGAGGACGTGGTCGACACCAATCAGGAAGGCATTAACAGCTCGATCAAGAATATTGAGAGTTTCACGACGGCGCTCAACAAAAATTCTGACAATATCGAGACCTTCCTTGCGGATGCATCAAGCGCCGCAAAGGGGCTGACCTCGCTTTCCGAGCGTCTCGAGGGCCTCAGCGACCGGGCCGACACCCTGCTGGCGGCGGTCGATCCTGAGAGCATCAAGACCAGCGTCACCAATGTCGAAAAATTCAGCGACAAGCTTGTCAACACTTCGGATCGCTTTGACGAGATCGTGACCAATGTGACGGAGGCCTCGAAGGGCATCAACGATTTCTCCTCCAATCTCAATGAATCCCTCGGCAAGGTGAACGAGCTGGTCGCCAGTGTCGATCCGGAAGTGATCTCTGCAGCTGTTATCTCGCTGAAGGGCTTTGCCGACTCGCTGGAGCGCTCTTCCGACGACATCGACGCCATTCTCGAAAATGCCAAGCAGGCTTCAGGTGACATCAGCACCTTCTCCCAGTCGCTAGCCTCGCGTACTGATGATTTCAACATGATCGTGACCGACGCCAAGGAACTCGCCGCACGCCTCAACAAGGCATCCGAGCGGATCGACGGCATTCTGGGCAAGGTCGATGGCATCCTCTCTGACGAAAAGGGCGGAAAAGGCGTCGTCGAGGAAGTGACCCTTGCAGCCCGGTCCATCCGCAGCGTGGCGGACAAGTTCAACAGCCGGGCCGACGAAATCTCCGACGGCATCGCCCGTTTCTCCGGCCGTGGCCTGCGCGATGTCGAAGCCATGGTATCCGAGGCCCGACAGACGCTGAAGCGCGTGGAGAGCGCAGTCGACAAGATCGACAAGGACCCCTCCAGCGTCCTCTTTGGTGGCAACAAGGTGAAGACCTACAATCAACGCTATTAG
- a CDS encoding ABC-type transport auxiliary lipoprotein family protein encodes MSFALGLASCSVVGGGKELATYDLSAPTSFDNLSGRSKAQLLVSVPTALKSLDSEMIVVRPSASEITYFGDAQWSDSLPNVLQDKLIRTFENSGRIRSVVKPGDGVVVDYKLSTAIRTFELDDQGQPTARIALSVKIINDRSGRVIASRQFEASAPAGAATPAKGVAAMDRALGVVLKDILVWVLSTT; translated from the coding sequence GTGAGTTTTGCTCTGGGGCTTGCATCCTGCTCTGTCGTTGGCGGAGGCAAGGAGCTGGCAACCTATGACCTGAGTGCTCCGACGAGCTTTGACAATCTTTCCGGCCGTAGCAAAGCCCAATTGCTGGTCTCGGTGCCAACCGCTCTCAAATCTCTCGACAGCGAAATGATCGTGGTGCGGCCCAGTGCCTCGGAGATCACCTACTTCGGCGACGCCCAGTGGAGCGACAGCCTGCCTAACGTTTTGCAGGACAAGCTGATCCGGACCTTCGAGAATTCGGGTCGGATCCGGTCTGTGGTCAAGCCGGGTGACGGCGTTGTCGTAGACTACAAGCTTTCCACTGCCATCCGCACCTTCGAGCTGGATGACCAGGGCCAGCCAACGGCCCGTATTGCCCTGTCCGTCAAGATCATCAATGACCGTTCCGGCCGCGTAATTGCTTCGCGCCAGTTCGAGGCATCCGCCCCGGCAGGCGCGGCAACGCCTGCCAAGGGGGTCGCAGCAATGGATCGTGCCCTTGGCGTCGTGCTCAAGGATATTCTGGTCTGGGTGCTGAGCACCACCTGA
- a CDS encoding glycosyltransferase family 1 protein — MSGLMIVTDAWHPQVNGVVRSLDRLGQELRNKGLEVHYLTPLDFKTIPCPTYPEIRLSLTMGRGVAKKIREIDPEYVHISTEGPLGFWARRYCRQRDMAFTTSYHTRFPEYLAARFPVPLSLSYAGLRWFHNPGSCCMVATPSLKRDLQDRGFLNLRYWGRGVDLALFHPRENKVLDYPGPLLLYVGRVAVEKNIEAFLKLDVAGTKIVVGDGPQKAELEARYPDAVFLGLKEGEALAEVYASCDVFVFPSRTDTFGIVLLEALASGLPVAAYPVMGPLDVIGDSGAGVLKDDLSEAVREALKIDPQLCLDHASRYSWEASAAQFLTNIAKLSHD, encoded by the coding sequence ATGAGTGGGCTTATGATTGTTACGGATGCCTGGCATCCACAAGTGAATGGTGTTGTCCGCTCTCTAGACCGGCTGGGTCAGGAACTGAGAAACAAGGGTCTTGAGGTGCATTATCTGACGCCTCTCGATTTCAAGACGATCCCCTGTCCGACCTATCCCGAAATCCGCCTGTCGTTGACCATGGGGCGCGGGGTTGCAAAGAAGATCCGGGAAATCGATCCCGAATATGTCCATATCTCGACCGAGGGGCCGCTGGGCTTCTGGGCGCGGCGTTATTGCCGCCAGCGCGACATGGCCTTCACCACGTCCTATCACACGCGGTTTCCGGAATATCTGGCGGCGCGTTTTCCGGTGCCGTTGTCGCTTTCCTATGCCGGTCTGCGCTGGTTTCACAATCCGGGCAGCTGCTGCATGGTTGCGACCCCCAGCCTCAAACGGGATCTGCAGGACCGCGGCTTCCTCAACCTGCGCTACTGGGGGCGGGGAGTTGATCTGGCCTTGTTCCATCCACGCGAAAACAAGGTGCTCGACTATCCGGGGCCGCTGCTGCTCTATGTGGGGCGCGTTGCGGTTGAGAAGAATATCGAAGCCTTCCTGAAGCTTGATGTGGCGGGCACCAAGATTGTGGTCGGAGACGGCCCTCAGAAAGCCGAGCTGGAAGCGCGCTATCCGGATGCGGTGTTCCTGGGCCTCAAGGAGGGCGAAGCACTGGCGGAAGTCTATGCTTCCTGTGATGTTTTCGTGTTTCCTTCCAGAACCGACACTTTCGGCATCGTCCTGCTGGAAGCGCTGGCTTCCGGGCTCCCTGTTGCAGCCTACCCCGTCATGGGGCCGTTGGATGTCATTGGTGACAGTGGTGCCGGGGTTCTGAAAGATGATCTGTCTGAAGCGGTAAGAGAAGCTCTGAAAATTGATCCGCAGCTGTGTTTGGACCATGCTTCCCGATATAGCTGGGAGGCCAGCGCGGCGCAATTCCTGACCAACATTGCCAAGCTCTCGCATGACTGA
- a CDS encoding UDP-2,3-diacylglucosamine diphosphatase: MNQFSDEGLYKHRTMFISDVHLGSRGCQAEMLLDFLKYHDADVIYLVGDIVDGWRLQSRWHWPQLHNDVVQKLLRKARKGARVIYVPGNHDEFLRNYYGAHFGGVEVREHDIHETADGRRLLVIHGDQYDMVVRHAKWLAHLGDWAYSFALGLNTVLNALRRKLGFSYWSLSAWAKMRVKNAVNFIGTFEETLSQEARKFNVDGVICGHIHHAEMHEKFGISYFNTGDWVESCTAIVEHQDGRFELIHWSEEAKAVTQFQNPTSTKALA; this comes from the coding sequence ATGAATCAGTTCAGCGATGAAGGGCTTTACAAACATCGGACGATGTTCATCTCCGATGTTCATCTGGGAAGCCGTGGCTGTCAGGCAGAGATGCTGCTTGATTTTCTGAAATACCACGATGCCGACGTGATCTATCTTGTTGGCGATATTGTCGATGGCTGGCGGCTGCAAAGCCGGTGGCACTGGCCGCAGTTGCATAACGATGTGGTCCAGAAGCTGCTGAGGAAAGCGCGCAAGGGTGCGCGCGTCATCTATGTTCCCGGAAATCACGACGAGTTTCTGCGCAATTATTACGGTGCGCATTTTGGCGGTGTCGAGGTCAGGGAACATGACATCCACGAAACCGCGGACGGTCGTCGGCTGCTGGTTATCCACGGTGATCAATATGACATGGTTGTGCGCCATGCCAAATGGCTCGCTCATCTGGGTGACTGGGCCTACAGCTTTGCGCTCGGGTTGAACACCGTGCTCAATGCCCTGCGCCGAAAACTGGGGTTCAGCTACTGGTCGCTGTCGGCGTGGGCCAAGATGAGGGTCAAGAATGCGGTCAATTTCATTGGCACCTTCGAGGAAACCCTGTCGCAGGAAGCGCGCAAGTTCAACGTTGACGGAGTGATCTGCGGCCATATCCACCATGCCGAGATGCATGAGAAATTCGGCATCTCCTATTTCAATACCGGTGATTGGGTCGAGAGCTGCACGGCGATCGTTGAGCATCAGGACGGCCGCTTCGAGCTGATCCACTGGAGCGAAGAAGCCAAGGCGGTGACGCAATTCCAAAATCCAACTTCGACCAAGGCGCTTGCATGA
- a CDS encoding DMT family transporter produces the protein MNALYGIGLKIASTVMFAIMLALIKYTAETMPIGEVVFFRCLFAIPPLFLVTALQGDWRDCIRTNNPWSHVRRSVVGATSMFCWFTSITLLPLPEATAISFINPMMIVALAAIFLKETVRAYRWTAVAVSFVGVLIILSPRLAASSGDVGLLGAILCLASTFLGGLAGILIRMMTKTEKSSAIVFYFFVTATLFSSVSAYWGWIMPDARTFGLMVLAGVFGGLGQILMTKSYSMAEASLIAPFDYVNVVWNVVIGIVLFSEYPSHAVLAGGSIVVLAGLFVVYRERQLGVSRKVERQVKSV, from the coding sequence ATGAATGCTCTTTACGGCATCGGATTGAAAATTGCCTCCACAGTGATGTTTGCGATCATGCTTGCCCTGATCAAATACACCGCGGAGACGATGCCGATTGGCGAGGTTGTGTTTTTCCGTTGCCTGTTCGCCATTCCGCCACTGTTTCTAGTGACGGCCCTGCAAGGCGACTGGCGTGACTGCATTCGTACCAACAATCCATGGTCCCATGTTCGGCGGTCCGTTGTCGGGGCGACGTCGATGTTCTGCTGGTTCACATCCATCACGCTGCTGCCCCTGCCGGAGGCAACGGCCATCTCCTTCATCAACCCGATGATGATCGTTGCGCTGGCGGCTATCTTTCTCAAGGAAACCGTCAGGGCCTATCGCTGGACCGCGGTTGCGGTCAGCTTTGTTGGCGTGCTGATCATCCTCTCGCCGAGGTTGGCTGCGTCCTCTGGCGACGTTGGTCTGCTTGGTGCCATCCTTTGCCTTGCGTCGACCTTTCTGGGTGGGCTTGCCGGTATTCTCATCAGGATGATGACGAAAACCGAGAAGAGCTCGGCCATCGTCTTCTATTTCTTCGTGACAGCGACCCTGTTTTCATCGGTCAGCGCCTATTGGGGCTGGATCATGCCGGATGCACGGACCTTTGGCTTGATGGTACTGGCCGGTGTGTTCGGTGGATTGGGGCAGATCCTGATGACCAAGTCCTACAGCATGGCGGAAGCCTCGCTGATTGCGCCGTTCGACTATGTCAATGTCGTCTGGAACGTGGTCATCGGCATTGTGCTGTTCAGCGAATATCCGAGCCATGCAGTGCTGGCCGGAGGTTCCATCGTCGTCCTGGCCGGCCTGTTCGTTGTCTATCGCGAGCGCCAGCTGGGGGTCTCCCGCAAAGTCGAGCGGCAGGTCAAGTCCGTTTGA
- a CDS encoding DMT family transporter: protein MFFPERAQFDADDCRFGRVVSFRLKDFIPMPLPRPSLRTSLKSAPRTTVHKASVAFDAMPSFLQAVFVMFIAMIGFTLQAGIVKELGQSLHVSQIIVMRQAWMILFLLPPMLKSAHGNLKIHRKDLFVLRAIFTYLSILAGFTAIIELPMATATTMSFTRTFFLTIFAVLILKEAVGLRRIAALVVGFIGVLVIARPAELLAGGLGGLDQNLLLALASAALVAGNQTIVRIHLRFDRPTIIVTYQAIVIGLALVPLAWIHWKPMTLSQFGLMALIGVCASFAQWLMLHSFKRAEATALAPFDYLRLVMSAALGWYMFNEWPDFYTWIGAAIIFASTFYIMHREAQLGKERKLQPPGH, encoded by the coding sequence ATGTTCTTTCCCGAGCGCGCCCAGTTCGATGCCGATGATTGCCGCTTCGGACGCGTAGTCTCCTTCCGTCTCAAAGATTTCATTCCGATGCCATTGCCCCGACCATCGCTGAGGACATCGCTCAAGTCAGCACCCAGAACAACAGTTCACAAGGCCAGCGTCGCCTTCGACGCCATGCCCAGCTTTCTGCAGGCGGTTTTCGTGATGTTCATCGCGATGATCGGTTTCACTCTTCAGGCTGGTATCGTCAAGGAGCTGGGGCAGAGTCTGCATGTCAGCCAGATCATTGTCATGCGGCAGGCGTGGATGATCCTCTTTCTGCTGCCCCCGATGCTCAAGTCCGCCCATGGCAATCTCAAGATCCATCGCAAGGATCTGTTCGTCCTGCGCGCCATCTTCACCTACCTGAGCATTCTGGCAGGCTTTACGGCGATCATCGAACTGCCGATGGCAACCGCAACCACGATGAGCTTTACCCGCACCTTCTTTCTGACCATCTTTGCCGTACTGATCCTCAAGGAAGCGGTCGGCTTGCGCCGTATCGCCGCGCTGGTGGTCGGCTTTATCGGCGTGCTGGTCATTGCGCGCCCGGCCGAGTTGCTGGCAGGAGGGCTGGGCGGGCTCGATCAGAATCTGTTACTGGCCCTTGCCAGCGCGGCGCTTGTTGCAGGAAACCAGACCATTGTGCGTATCCATTTGCGCTTTGACCGGCCAACGATCATCGTCACCTATCAGGCCATAGTCATCGGGCTGGCGCTTGTTCCGCTAGCTTGGATCCACTGGAAGCCGATGACCCTGTCCCAGTTCGGACTGATGGCCCTGATCGGCGTTTGTGCGAGCTTTGCCCAGTGGCTGATGCTGCATTCCTTCAAGCGGGCCGAAGCGACGGCGTTGGCGCCATTCGACTATCTGCGGCTGGTGATGTCTGCCGCGCTGGGCTGGTACATGTTCAATGAGTGGCCCGATTTCTACACCTGGATCGGAGCGGCGATCATCTTCGCCTCCACCTTCTACATCATGCATCGTGAGGCCCAACTGGGCAAGGAACGCAAACTGCAACCCCCCGGTCACTAG